The Polyangium mundeleinium genome contains the following window.
GCTCGACACGTGCGGCACGGAGACGTGGGGCGGCAAGATGCCCACGATTTCGGCGCACCCCAAGGTCGACGCGGTCACGGGCGAGCTCATGCTCTTCGATTACAAGCCCTTCCCGCCGTACCTCACGTACGCCGTCGTCTCGGCTTCGGGCGAGCTCGTGCACAAGACCGAGATCGAGCTGCCCGGCCCGCGTCTCCAGCACGATCTCGCGATCACCGAGCATTTTGCCATCTTCTTCGACATGTCGATGCAATGGGACCCACAGCTCCTCGCCGTCGGCAAGACGAAGGTGAAATATTTTCGGGACAAACCTGCGCGCATCGGCGTGCTCCCGCGCCACGCGCCGGGCTCCGAGATTCGCTGGTTCGAGACCGAGCCGTTTTACATGTACCACACCATCAATGCGTGGGAGGAGGGGGATCGGATCGTGCTCGTCGGCTGCAAGATCGATGCGCCCGTGGTCGGGGATCCGCAAAACCCCGCGCGTGAGGTGCCGACGATCGGGTTTTTGCGGCTCGAACCGAACCTGTATCGGTGGGAGCTCGATACGAAGACGGGCGCCGTGAAGGAGTCGCGCCTCGACGATGTGCTCACGGAGTTCCCGCGCATGGATAACCGGGCGCTCGGAAGGAAGACGCGGTATAGCTACAACCCGCGGCTCAGCACGTCCGCGCCGACGTTGCTCTTCGACGGCGTGGTCAAATACGATTACGAGGCGGGGACGAGCGCGGCGTTTTCCTATCCTGCGGGCCGCTTCGGCAGTGAGGTCGTGTTTGCGCCGCGCGTGGGCTCGAAGGGCGAGGACGACGGGTACCTCGTGACGTATGTTGTCGACGAGGCGAGCGGCGAGAGCGAGGCGTACGTGCTCGACGCGAAGGACGTCTCCCGGGCCCCTCTCGCGCGGGTCAAACTCCCGCAGCGCGTGCCGACGGGGTATCACGCGTGGTGGGTGCCGGGATCGGACCTTCCGGCGTGACGCTCAGGGTGGGGCGAGCGTGCCTTCCGCGAGCACGACCTCGCCCTCCACCACGGCGTGATCCGAGCTCTCCTCAATCGGGTGCTCCACGCGCTCGTAGGTGACTTGCCAGAGGATCGGCGCGGTGTTGGCCTTTTCGCCGAGCGAGAGCGTGATGACGGACGGCGCGCCGGGCATCACGCGATCATCGCCGGTGAGCACTTTTATGGAGTGGCCGTCGCGCCCCTTGCCGCGGCCGAAGCGCCGCGAGAGGTAACGCGCGTCCTCGGAGAGCACGCTTTGCTCCGGGCCCACGGCCTCGGCGCGGATGGCGAGGCGCCGGAAGAGATCCCCGGTGGGGAAGGCGTGTCCAAGGGCGAGCGGCTCGATACGTACCTCGACGGTGCTCGCGCTCGCGCGCGTGGCCGTGATGCGGGCCGAGGCGCGGAGGAGCGCGGGATCCCGCGAGGCCGGGAATACGTGGCTGCGGTGCCGCGACGCGCCCTCGCCCACGAGGGGCATGTGGCATTCGGCGCAGCTCGCGTCGGCGAATGGCGAGGCCCGGTGCTCGCTCGCCGTCGCCTGCATGAAGAGCGGCGTGAAGCGGCGATCAGGGTCGGGAAAGGAAAACTCGTGACAAGCCGCGCAGGCGGAGGCCGAGGCGAACGCGGCCGCGCGCACGACGGGGTGCGGCGCGATTCGTTGCGTTTCGCGCGGGGCGGCGAGCACGCGCGAGCCGTCGCCGTGGCACGAGGTGCAGGCGACGCCGAGGGCGCCGAGATCGGGAGGTGGATCCCGCATGGGATCGGCCTCCGGCGCATGGCAGCCGCGGCAGAAGGGCAGGGGCTCGATGGCGAGGGCTCTTTGGTAGGCCGGATCGTCGTGGGCCTTTTTGTGCAGCGAGGCGCGCCATTCTGTTGCGATGTCCGCGTGGCAGCCCTCGCAACGCGTGTTCTCCTCGGCCGCGTGGGCGGTGCGTGGCACGGGCGCGGGCCCCGGCATTCTCGTGGGCTCGGCCGACTCGGCGGCAGCGAGCCCGAGGAGCCCCGAGGCGAGCGTGGCGAGGAGGACGATCCTTCCGGAGGTCATGGGTTCGCCTTGACAATCTCCCCGGTGCGCAGGTCGATGCGGATGTCACGATTCGTCCGGGCGGGTGTTCCGCAAAGGAGCTGCGGCGTCGAGCCCCTCACGCCTTCCTGAATGGTCTTCACGAGCTTCTGGCCCAGGGAAAAACTCGGGACGAAGGCCACGAAGTAACGGCGGCCCATTTCCTCCGTCTCGGCGAATTTCACGCCCGAGAGCTCGGTATGGCCTTTGATGGCGGCGCGGGTGAGGGGAAAATCGTAATCAGGCGGGGCCACCTTCGCGAGCTTGTAGAGCACGACGAAGAGCTCCTTGCAGCTCGGCGTCCCGGGCGTGATGCGGGCAAACGCGTCGGGCTCGGTCTTTTGCACCGGGCGCGACGGCGGCGTGCCTTCCCCGGGCGCCTGCGGGGCGTCGAGATCCAGCACCTTCGTGGGCTTTTTCGTGGAGAGCACCGTCACCTGGCCGCCGGCGCGCGCCGCGACCAGAGTCTCGTCGCTGCGGAAGACGATGTCGATCGGCGTGCCTTCCTCGACGGGATCGAGCTCCGGCAAAGGGATCACGTGGAAGCTGTCCTTTTCAAAGGTCAGGAGCTGTTCCGTGCGTCCGGCCCATATCGTGCCGTTCGGGCCGAGTTTGGCCCATTCGAGCGGCCGGTTGTTGCCGGCGAGCGTGAAGGTCGCCCATTTCCCGGACGTGTATCGATCGAGCCCCGTCTCGCGCACGAGCCAGAGCGCGCCGTCCTTCGTGCGGAAGGCATCGTTGATGCTTTCCTTTTTGCCGGGCGAGATGTCGCTCCAGGCCTTGCCATTCCAGTGCGCCGCGTAAGCCCCGTGGTCTGCGGGCTGGGCCACGGCGAGGATGTCGTTCGGGCCGAGCTCGTAGAAGCGCGAGCCGGGCGGGAGCGAGGTCACGGCCTCCGAGCCTGGAAGCACATCGATCACCGACGTGCGCGAGCCCTTGGGCCAGCGCTCCACGGCGAGGGGCCCCGCGCCCGATTGCCCGTAAAACGAGGGCTGGTCTCCCTCGCGGCATACTTTTCCGAAGCCGATCAGATCCCCCGATGGTAACCGCGCGAGGTCGGCGTGTCCGAGCAGCTTCGTCTTGCAGCTCCCCGTGCCTTTGGTGATTTCGGGCGCGGGCGGGCTGCTCCCGCCAGGGCCGAGCACGAAGATCGGCTTGGCTTCGTCGAGCTTGGGATCGTTGATCTCGTACAGCGTTCGATCGCCCCACGCCGCGCTCGAATAGATCGCGCCTGCATAATACGCGTTCGAGACGGCTGGCGGCATGGGTCTGTCGGGGTCGCGCGCCCAGGCCGAGCCTTTCCAGGAATAAAACACGTCCTCGCCGCCACGCTCGCCGGGCAGGTTGAGCCCGAGCTTGCCGTGGTTCGGCGGATCCCCCGTGATCCACATGACGTAGAATGCATTGGGCTCGCCGATGCCTTTGAGCCCGGCATAGAGGCTTGCATCGACCCGCGCGCCGGTTTCGTCGATCCGAATGGGCGTAGAGAGGTAATCCCCGCTGATGGCCGCGACGAACGAGGGGAGCACGAACATCCGGAAGCTCGGCTGTCCGTGCACGATCAGCGGGTGGAAGAGGCTCGGCGACCGCGCGGGTCTTTCGCGGGCGGGGCTCGGCGTTTCGTTCGGGGGGGGCGCGTCGGTTGTCGTCGGCGCTGTGCTCGCGATCGGGGCTTGGGTGTCGGCGGGCTTCGAGGCGTTCGCGTCGACGCTCGCGGGGCTTTGCGGCGCGCCGCAACCGAAGGGGAGGGCGGCGAGCAGCGCGGCGAGGGCAGGGGAGGGCGAACGGCGGGCGCGGGAGACCAT
Protein-coding sequences here:
- a CDS encoding multiheme c-type cytochrome, which produces MTSGRIVLLATLASGLLGLAAAESAEPTRMPGPAPVPRTAHAAEENTRCEGCHADIATEWRASLHKKAHDDPAYQRALAIEPLPFCRGCHAPEADPMRDPPPDLGALGVACTSCHGDGSRVLAAPRETQRIAPHPVVRAAAFASASACAACHEFSFPDPDRRFTPLFMQATASEHRASPFADASCAECHMPLVGEGASRHRSHVFPASRDPALLRASARITATRASASTVEVRIEPLALGHAFPTGDLFRRLAIRAEAVGPEQSVLSEDARYLSRRFGRGKGRDGHSIKVLTGDDRVMPGAPSVITLSLGEKANTAPILWQVTYERVEHPIEESSDHAVVEGEVVLAEGTLAPP
- a CDS encoding carotenoid oxygenase family protein; the protein is MTTSMTSSAEIPAPPPYLSGNYAPVDREITAHDLPVIGEIPRDLAGVFVRNGSNPRFRQKGRYHWFDGDGMIHALRFEDGRARYTNRWVRTWAFVEEEKAGASLWTGVTERPDFTNPRGPFKDTSNTDLVFHGGRLYSLWWLGGAAYVVHPTSLDTCGTETWGGKMPTISAHPKVDAVTGELMLFDYKPFPPYLTYAVVSASGELVHKTEIELPGPRLQHDLAITEHFAIFFDMSMQWDPQLLAVGKTKVKYFRDKPARIGVLPRHAPGSEIRWFETEPFYMYHTINAWEEGDRIVLVGCKIDAPVVGDPQNPAREVPTIGFLRLEPNLYRWELDTKTGAVKESRLDDVLTEFPRMDNRALGRKTRYSYNPRLSTSAPTLLFDGVVKYDYEAGTSAAFSYPAGRFGSEVVFAPRVGSKGEDDGYLVTYVVDEASGESEAYVLDAKDVSRAPLARVKLPQRVPTGYHAWWVPGSDLPA